In a single window of the Xylanimonas protaetiae genome:
- the nhaA gene encoding Na+/H+ antiporter NhaA: MSLPVVIDRSPDPELPTPAPRPPSIAAWVRATGSARVGALLLVVGTVLAIVWANVSHATYESFWGTHLTVGMGDLGLDFTLHAIVNDALMAIFFFTVGLEVRREFAIGELTSWSRAMVPVVAALCGLALPALLFVLVTRGTGWEGAWGVVISTDTAFLVGGLALVGPRAAGRLRVFLLALAVVDDIGALTIIALVYTDDFHPMPLLVAAVGLVAIWFARYVPSGRGPIYATLAIGVWFAFLASGVHPTLAGVAVALLVPVYRPSRRDVEHALALARTFRQSPSSQYARAAANSLRESISINERLQSAYAPYVSFVILPLFALANAGVQLSGDVLAAAMTSPVTWGIVVAFVVGKLVGVLGSTTAVRALGLGDLGPGLTTGRLTGGAALCGIGFTLALFIVDLAIDDPAVQNAARVGVLIASVLAFALAAAIFRVVERSQADAEIGQTLARLVDPEADHIYGPVDAPLTLVEYGDFQCGFCLKTAGTIQEVVAELGGQLRYVWRHAPLLSYHPNAVAAAEASEAAALQGRFFEFERALFADQEHQQPSDILRRAAEIGLDVVRFEKDLTSPEVAARVRDDMLDAEAMDITAVPTLFVNGVRHTGHHDARSLVEALLATR, encoded by the coding sequence ATGTCCCTGCCGGTGGTCATCGACCGCTCGCCCGACCCGGAGCTCCCGACCCCGGCGCCCCGACCTCCGTCGATCGCCGCGTGGGTCCGCGCGACGGGCAGCGCCCGGGTGGGAGCGCTGCTGCTGGTCGTCGGTACCGTGCTGGCGATCGTGTGGGCGAACGTCTCGCACGCCACGTACGAGAGCTTCTGGGGCACCCACCTCACCGTCGGCATGGGCGACCTGGGCCTCGACTTCACGCTGCACGCGATCGTCAACGACGCGCTCATGGCGATCTTCTTCTTCACGGTCGGTCTCGAGGTGCGCCGCGAGTTCGCCATCGGGGAGCTCACGAGCTGGTCGCGTGCGATGGTGCCGGTGGTCGCGGCGCTCTGCGGGCTCGCCCTCCCGGCGCTGCTGTTCGTGCTGGTCACCCGCGGCACGGGGTGGGAGGGCGCGTGGGGTGTCGTCATCTCGACCGACACCGCGTTCCTCGTGGGCGGGCTCGCGCTCGTCGGGCCGCGCGCCGCAGGGCGGCTGCGCGTGTTCCTCCTGGCCCTCGCCGTCGTCGACGACATCGGGGCCCTGACGATCATCGCGCTCGTCTACACCGACGACTTCCATCCGATGCCGCTGCTCGTCGCCGCCGTCGGCCTGGTCGCGATCTGGTTCGCCCGGTACGTCCCCTCGGGGCGCGGCCCGATCTACGCCACCCTGGCGATCGGCGTCTGGTTCGCGTTCCTCGCCTCGGGCGTGCACCCGACGCTCGCGGGCGTCGCCGTCGCGCTGCTGGTGCCCGTGTACCGGCCGAGCCGGCGCGACGTCGAGCACGCCCTCGCCCTGGCGCGCACGTTCCGGCAGTCGCCGAGCTCGCAGTACGCGCGTGCCGCGGCCAACAGCCTGCGCGAGTCCATCTCGATCAACGAGCGGCTGCAGTCCGCGTACGCGCCGTACGTCTCGTTCGTCATCCTGCCGCTGTTCGCCCTGGCCAACGCGGGCGTCCAGCTCTCCGGCGACGTGCTCGCCGCCGCGATGACGTCGCCGGTGACGTGGGGCATCGTCGTCGCGTTCGTGGTCGGCAAGCTCGTCGGCGTCCTCGGGAGCACGACGGCGGTGCGCGCCCTCGGCCTGGGCGACCTGGGTCCCGGGCTCACGACGGGGCGGCTCACCGGCGGCGCGGCACTGTGCGGGATCGGCTTCACGCTCGCGCTCTTCATCGTCGACCTCGCGATCGACGACCCCGCGGTGCAGAACGCCGCCCGGGTGGGCGTGCTCATCGCCTCGGTGCTCGCCTTCGCGCTGGCCGCCGCGATCTTCCGCGTCGTCGAGCGCTCGCAGGCCGACGCCGAGATCGGTCAGACCCTTGCCCGGCTCGTCGACCCCGAGGCCGACCACATCTACGGCCCGGTCGACGCGCCGCTCACGCTCGTCGAGTACGGCGACTTCCAGTGCGGCTTCTGCCTCAAGACCGCCGGCACCATCCAGGAGGTCGTGGCCGAGCTCGGCGGGCAGCTGCGGTACGTGTGGCGGCACGCGCCCCTGCTCAGCTACCACCCCAACGCCGTCGCCGCGGCGGAGGCCTCCGAGGCCGCCGCCCTGCAGGGCAGGTTCTTCGAGTTCGAGCGCGCCCTCTTCGCCGACCAGGAGCACCAGCAGCCCAGCGACATCCTGCGCAGGGCCGCCGAGATCGGCCTCGACGTCGTGCGCTTCGAGAAGGACCTCACCTCCCCCGAGGTCGCGGCGCGCGTGCGCGACGACATGCTCGACGCCGAGGCCATGGACATCACCGCGGTGCCGACGCTGTTCGTCAACGGCGTCCGGCACACGGGGCACCACGACGCCCGGTCGCTCGTCGAGGCGCTGCTCGCCACCCGGTAG